Proteins encoded within one genomic window of Spodoptera frugiperda isolate SF20-4 chromosome 7, AGI-APGP_CSIRO_Sfru_2.0, whole genome shotgun sequence:
- the LOC118266131 gene encoding CHH-like protein isoform X1, with product MHLSSIQLACAALVAVALGAAAPPSSSHHVARRSFFTLECKGVYDAAIFARLDRICDDCYNLFREPQLYNLCRKDCFTTDYFKGCVEVLQETDQLEQFKEYIRILHGAVPPAGN from the exons ATGCATCTAAGTTCGATTCAGTTGGCGTGCGCGGCACTGGTGGCGGTGGCCCTGGGCGCAGCGGCGCCGCCCTCGTCGTCGCACCACGTCGCTCGGCGCTCCTTCTTCACCCTCGAGTGCAAAGGAGTCTACGACGCGGCCATCTTTGCCCGCCTCGACAGGATCTGCGACGACTGTTACAACCTCTTCAGGGAACCACAGCTCTATAATCTATGCAG GAAAGACTGTTTTACGACAGATTACTTCAAGGGCTGCGTGGAGGTGCTACAAGAAACTGACCAGTTAGAACAGTTCAAGGAATATATAAGAATATTACACGGGGCCGTGCCCCCGGCTGGGAATTAG
- the LOC118266131 gene encoding CHH-like protein isoform X2, translating into MHLSSIQLACAALVAVALGAAAPPSSSHHVARRSFFTLECKGVYDAAIFARLDRICDDCYNLFREPQLYNLCREKCFTSPYFKGCMESLYLYDEKEQIDQMIDFVGKR; encoded by the exons ATGCATCTAAGTTCGATTCAGTTGGCGTGCGCGGCACTGGTGGCGGTGGCCCTGGGCGCAGCGGCGCCGCCCTCGTCGTCGCACCACGTCGCTCGGCGCTCCTTCTTCACCCTCGAGTGCAAAGGAGTCTACGACGCGGCCATCTTTGCCCGCCTCGACAGGATCTGCGACGACTGTTACAACCTCTTCAGGGAACCACAGCTCTATAATCTATGCAG GGAGAAATGTTTCACGTCGCCCTACTTCAAGGGATGCATGGAGTCTTTGTACCTATACGATGAAAAGGAACAAATTGATCAAATGATCGACTTCGTCGGCAAACGCTAA